From Salmo salar chromosome ssa04, Ssal_v3.1, whole genome shotgun sequence, one genomic window encodes:
- the LOC100286608 gene encoding sorting nexin 12 isoform X1, with translation MSDPTVADTRRLNSKPQDLTDAYGPPSNFLEMDVYDPQTVGVGRNRFTTYEVRMRTNLPIFKLKDSIVRRRYSDFEWLKNELERDSKIVVPPLPGKALKRQLPFRGDEGIFEDAFIEERRVGLEQFINRIAGHPLAQNERCLHMFLQDESIDRNYVPGK, from the exons ATGTCAGATCCCACCGTGGCTGATACTCGCCGGTTAAATTCAAAACCTCAGGACCTGACGGATGCTTATGGTCCCCCCAGCAATTTTCTTGAAATGGATGTTTATGACCCCCAAACTGTTGGAGTCGGGCGGAACCGTTTCACAACGTACGAAGTCCGTATGCGG ACAAACCTGCCGATTTTTAAGTTGAAGGATTCTATTGTGCGAAGAAGATACAGTGACTTTGAGTGGCTGAAGAATGAGTTGGAGCGAGACAGTAAG ATTGTAGTGCCTCCCTTGCCTGGGAAGGCACTGAAGAGACAGCTACCTTTCCGTGGGGATGAAGGCATTTTTGAAGATGCTTTCATTGAAGAGCGGCGTGTGGGTCTTGAGCagttcatcaacag aaTTGCAGGTCACCCTCTGGCCCAAAACGAGCGCTGTCTTCACATGTTTTTGCAGGACGAGAGCATCGACCGCAACTACGTTCCTGGAAAG TAA
- the LOC100286608 gene encoding sorting nexin 12, with the protein MSDPTVADTRRLNSKPQDLTDAYGPPSNFLEMDVYDPQTVGVGRNRFTTYEVRMRTNLPIFKLKDSIVRRRYSDFEWLKNELERDSKIVVPPLPGKALKRQLPFRGDEGIFEDAFIEERRVGLEQFINRIAGHPLAQNERCLHMFLQDESIDRNYVPGKV; encoded by the exons ATGTCAGATCCCACCGTGGCTGATACTCGCCGGTTAAATTCAAAACCTCAGGACCTGACGGATGCTTATGGTCCCCCCAGCAATTTTCTTGAAATGGATGTTTATGACCCCCAAACTGTTGGAGTCGGGCGGAACCGTTTCACAACGTACGAAGTCCGTATGCGG ACAAACCTGCCGATTTTTAAGTTGAAGGATTCTATTGTGCGAAGAAGATACAGTGACTTTGAGTGGCTGAAGAATGAGTTGGAGCGAGACAGTAAG ATTGTAGTGCCTCCCTTGCCTGGGAAGGCACTGAAGAGACAGCTACCTTTCCGTGGGGATGAAGGCATTTTTGAAGATGCTTTCATTGAAGAGCGGCGTGTGGGTCTTGAGCagttcatcaacag aaTTGCAGGTCACCCTCTGGCCCAAAACGAGCGCTGTCTTCACATGTTTTTGCAGGACGAGAGCATCGACCGCAACTACGTTCCTGGAAAG GTATGA